The nucleotide sequence GTAAGAGACGGCTGGAGACCATAGAGGACCCGGACCGCATCGAGGACACAGAGCTgtgatgtttgacattttcatttgcacagTGTGGTGAGGAACAacaacatattgtttttttatgttgtctCTGTGCTCCAGCACACTGGatataatgtgaaataaaatacGTGAAGGAGTGCCAACATTCAACCTATATTTGAGTGTGTCCACATCAGATGAAGAGTGTGCGACTTATGGACCTTGCTATGGAAGAAGAATCTGCGTTTTTTAGATGGTGCAGCTGCACCTTGCTGGTGCAATCCTGCCTTTCTTGACGTGTCACCGTTGTGTTTGCAAATGTAATTTTCCACAAACACAATGTGGACCCGCTCATGGCTGGGCTATCTACTTGGGTCGggttcagacacaaaaaacataatgcctgTTGGGTTGGAGTCAGGCTCGGTTCAGTTTTCTCTCAGGCTTGGTTGGGTTCGAACAGAACAGTCACACTCTAGGCTTCACTACAGTCAGCTGACTTCTTGCTTATTTTCGGGCCTTCGTTCCTCAGGTCTGGTTTTCATTAGCATTGAAGCATGTGTTACTTTAGATTTAGATAAAATGGCAAACCTTTCCGGTAAAGATCCTCCAGACAAAAACACTTGGCTGTTTATTTACTCCTGTTGTCGTGATGCATTATATTAAATCTGGAGGACAACATTTAGGACAGCATATAAGAAGAATGACTTTTTACTTTATGGATGTGAACATTCTCGAACACTCTTTTAAGTTAATATATCAGGATCATAACCTTGCAGGGATACGTTTTAAATTCATTTAGCTGGATTTGAGacgataaataaaaaagaaatacctGTCCAAATTTTAATGGACCGCTTCGGACAAGTTGCTTCTTGCTGTTTAGCCACTGAGAAAATGTGCTGTGTAAAGTGATCCTCTTTGGTTACAAACATGGATTCTCCAGCTATGTGCTCATCCATCTTTAAAGGTCAGTGGACCATTGTGGAGTGAATGTCACGGGGAGGACTTAATGATTTACCTCATCTTTTAACCCGGTGGTAACAAAGGAGAGATAATACTGTCAAGATGAATGCGTCCAGCAAGAAGACACGAGTGAGATAAATTCTTAACAGGATTGTTTTACAGCGCTGGCCTCAGGACGATCAGATCTGAAAATATCTCTGTAAGTCCACTGGTTGGAGGCCTCTGTGCTGCATGGTTTAACAAACTGAAAGACGATTATAGAGTGTAGTGTCGTGCAGTGTTGTTGAACACCATGTGGCTTTGTCAACAAAGAGTTGATTGTGGGGTCTGTGTCCCCTGAATGTGTTTGCCCCCGTGGGGTAAATCCTACCACCTCATTGCTTGTGCCTGTGCATTTGCttaaaagtgtatttttgtCCTAAAAAGACATTTGACATCGACTTTGTAACTTTACAATAACCATTGAgcagcattttcattttcacatgcTTTTTCCTTGCTGATGcatttttgtctctgcaggCCAATTGTTCATTGAGATTACTGTTGTGATTTTGTAAAACCCTGTAAAAACAGCATATtgagattattttataaaacactttattaCTGCATACACTAGGAGGATTTTAAACCTTTGTATGTCACTCATGTCTGCCTTGACAATTTATCTTCCAACTGTTTTCATAGTTTGTCAAAATATTTAGTCCTGCACTTGTatattatagatttttttaaaatgtagtttaattttaaatacagataataataattttcatgCTGTAAATTACTTGACTGATCAATCAATTCTTTTTCTGTACTGCACATATGTATAAAGACTAGGACATGTGAAAAGTATtctcatattatttattttacagcttgGATTTGGATGTTTCTTACTCAAAATATGTAGAATATAAGAATCTCCACCTGACAAAATGTAATTGAACTATTACTGAACACataatctatttttttaaatacaaaaaaaaacgaaTATACATAACATGTCATATTATTACAGGTCAATGAACATCCTGTCACTGTTTAGTAAGCAATAATTTTACACTTCTGCCAAGAAGTGcgcgtgcgcgtgcgtgtgtgtgtgtgtgtgtgtgtgtgtgtgtgtgtgtgtgtgtgcgtgtgtgtgtgtgcgtgcgtgcgtgcgtgcgtgtgtgagaaaGACACAAGAGTGGAAAAATACTTGTGTTGGCATCTGCAGTGATAATCCTGCTGTTGACttacacaaaacacaggcaTCATTGCTCCGTGGCACGAAGGCAGGAAGTTGCACTGTAGATAAGCAGTTTTCTCTGTAAGCTCCATAACATTGTTATCAAAAGGAAATACTATTAAACTCTCCAGTGAAAGACAAATTTAAGACACCATAACCATAGATAATGCAGATGCCTTATATCCAGTCACCTTAGAATCAGAACCCAGTCTTTTCAATTGTTGAAAAAACACCTTCAGCTGAGAATGTGACGATAAAAGTAAATAAGAGGATGTTCATTCCCCTCCCCAGCGGCATGATGAACTCGTCATTTCCTCTGCATGATTTCCGCAATGTTCCGTTTGTCGTAAGCTTAGTGAGGCTGAATACAGGGCAGAGAGACATGGGTGTGGGGAAAGTTCTGGCTCTGTGCAAAATACCTTAGGCGTGGTTTTCAATTGATTCCACATGCACTCTGAGGGACTTCACAACTAAGAAAAGGCAAGAAAAAAGCAACAAGAAGCACACTGCTTGTCTTGCCATATCAAGATTAACGTGACCGGAGAAACACTCATGGCAATGCTCTGCAGTAACAAGGAGAATTTGAAGGATATTCAACACAATACCAACATAAAGGAGGAAACGGAGCAGCCAACCCTCGAGATGTGTGAGACTGTGGTCCCACAGGATGTGCCATGCGACTCCTGCATGGACAGCCCCAGCAAGGCCACAAAATCCTGCCTGACCTGCCTGGTTTCTTACTGTGAGGCCCACCTCAGACCACATCTGGAGAACACCAAGTTTCAAAACCACCGTCTGGTGGATCCCCTGCACGACGTCGACTGTCGGTTTTGTGAGGTTCACCGTCTTCCTCTGGAACGCTTCTGCCTGGTGGacggctgctgtgtgtgtccgGACTGTGAGAGCCAAGAGCACGAAGGGCACACGATTGCACCTGTAGGGGAGGCACGGACACAAATTGAggtctcaaacacacacgcacacaattcAGATATATTGTGAAATTTAAGATTTTGGCTATGGCcctatttcattttcaaaaaaatgtgttaatggTTTTAAACCATGTGGATTTTATCCCTCAATCCGAGTATGTCAGTAATGGTCTTGCATTGGTTACTTTATAGTCCTATTTGAAAACTTGATGCAGCATCTGTTTGTGATGATTGTTTGCAGACTGAGAtgcagaagaaacaaaaagagatcAACCAGAACACCTCAGCAGCTGGGAAAACCATTGAAAAGCTGCAGAGCAACAATGACTTAATAAAGGCATTTTACATATCTCACCATAATGGCCTAATTCAAGTGATGTTATTCTATTCTCATTATCATGTTCTACAACTGTTTTCCCCCTCACTTTCAGGCCTCAGTGCAGGAGGTTTGTGTATTCGTTGAACAGCAGTTTGCCAGCGTGCAGGCAGCTGTGAAGGAGGCCAGAAAAGAGGTGATGGAGGTGCTGGAGGAAGAACAGAGAAGAGCTCTCAGACAGGCGGATGGTATCCAGGCACATCTGGAGCAGAGGAGAACGGAACTGCTGAAGAATTTGGCTCAAATTAACAAAATGTCCAAGATCAAATCTGATGTCGACTTCCTGCAGGtacaaaatatatgaaatatttgaTATAGTGGTGTTTAAGTAGAGGAAATGTATGGCCAAGTAGGTGTCCACCCATGTTAGTCaaatgtgatcatgtgatctgGAACTAGCACAGTGCAGAGTTGTCTCGCAGTGTTGACAGTGTAAACGCAGACAAGgattttagtttatttcacAGCAAACAGTTCTGGATCATCAACTTAGTTTCACGTCATAACACCTGACACTTGTTGTCCTTGTTCTAGGAATATTCTGAGTGGAGGAAAGGAGCTTCAGATGTGGGTCTACCCAGTGTGCACATCAACCGCATGGACCATCTCAGCTCCTATGTACAAGTCCTGACTGATCCTACGCAGGAGCTGTGTGATGTGATTCTCTCTTCCTACCGGGACCAACTGAGCATGTTTTTTAAAGGTGGTGAGTGTATATTATTCTGGACACGTAACCTGATATCATAGGGCTCCTCGTGGTCTTTTTGGCAATGCCGGAAAAATGTGTCAGTTGGACCATCACTTTAtgtgatatattatattatattatat is from Paralichthys olivaceus isolate ysfri-2021 chromosome 5, ASM2471397v2, whole genome shotgun sequence and encodes:
- the LOC109633972 gene encoding tripartite motif-containing protein 16-like isoform X1 is translated as MAMLCSNKENLKDIQHNTNIKEETEQPTLEMCETVVPQDVPCDSCMDSPSKATKSCLTCLVSYCEAHLRPHLENTKFQNHRLVDPLHDVDCRFCEVHRLPLERFCLVDGCCVCPDCESQEHEGHTIAPVGEARTQIETEMQKKQKEINQNTSAAGKTIEKLQSNNDLIKASVQEVCVFVEQQFASVQAAVKEARKEVMEVLEEEQRRALRQADGIQAHLEQRRTELLKNLAQINKMSKIKSDVDFLQEYSEWRKGASDVGLPSVHINRMDHLSSYVQVLTDPTQELCDVILSSYRDQLSMFFKGGTKSLRPESQSPSLADPETRDDFVKYTISLTFDPDTAHHFLRVTEDNRKLTNTSPWQHSYPDHHDRFEYWRQALTSQSIYLGRHYVEAELSGEGAHVGVTYKSIERKGEHSTCCITGNDFSWCLGRNSQGFFAWHAGLETALEVTEVKRIGLYVDFHKGSVSFYDVSGPMKLLHRYQADFIEPLYVIVWLSKKDNVVCLVNAE
- the LOC109633972 gene encoding tripartite motif-containing protein 16-like isoform X2, producing the protein MAMLCSNKENLKDIQHNTNIKEETEQPTLEMCETVVPQDVPCDSCMDSPSKATKSCLTCLVSYCEAHLRPHLENTKFQNHRLVDPLHDVDCRFCEVHRLPLERFCLVDGCCVCPDCESQEHEGHTIAPVGEARTQIETEMQKKQKEINQNTSAAGKTIEKLQSNNDLIKASVQEVCVFVEQQFASVQAAVKEARKEVMEVLEEEQRRALRQADGIQAHLEQRRTELLKNLAQINKMSKIKSDVDFLQEYSEWRKGASDVGLPSVHINRMDHLSSYVQVLTDPTQELCDVILSSYRDQLSMFFKGTKSLRPESQSPSLADPETRDDFVKYTISLTFDPDTAHHFLRVTEDNRKLTNTSPWQHSYPDHHDRFEYWRQALTSQSIYLGRHYVEAELSGEGAHVGVTYKSIERKGEHSTCCITGNDFSWCLGRNSQGFFAWHAGLETALEVTEVKRIGLYVDFHKGSVSFYDVSGPMKLLHRYQADFIEPLYVIVWLSKKDNVVCLVNAE